A genomic window from Polaribacter gangjinensis includes:
- the odhB gene encoding 2-oxoglutarate dehydrogenase complex dihydrolipoyllysine-residue succinyltransferase, with translation MILEMKVPSPGESITEVEIATWLVEDGDYVEKDQPIAEVDSDKATLELPAEESGIITLKASEGDAVAVGSIVCLIDTSAAKPSGNEQPKSDEKKQEPAPKIEQPVSNQPTTTYATGTASPAAKKVLAEKGIESSSVKGTGKDGRITKEDAVNAVPSFGTQPSNGSRNTERKKMSMLRRKVAERLVAVKSETAMLTTFNEVNMQPIFDLRKKYKDAFAAKHNVGLGFMSFFTLAVVRALKMYPEVNSMIDGDFQVVNDFQDISIAVSGPKGLMVPVIRNAENLSFRGVESEVKRLALRARDGQITVDEMTGGTFTITNGGVFGSMLSTPIINPPQSGILGMHNIVNRPVAENGQVVIRPIMYVALSYDHRIIDGRESVGFLVAVKEALENPVEILMNNNPEKALEL, from the coding sequence ATGATTTTAGAAATGAAAGTTCCTTCTCCAGGAGAATCAATTACAGAAGTAGAAATTGCAACTTGGTTAGTTGAAGATGGAGATTATGTTGAAAAAGATCAACCTATTGCAGAAGTAGATTCTGATAAAGCAACCCTTGAATTACCAGCTGAAGAAAGTGGTATCATCACTTTAAAAGCTTCTGAAGGTGATGCTGTTGCTGTAGGTTCAATTGTTTGTTTAATTGATACAAGTGCTGCAAAACCATCAGGAAATGAGCAACCTAAATCTGATGAAAAGAAACAAGAGCCAGCTCCAAAAATCGAACAACCAGTATCAAATCAACCAACCACTACTTACGCAACAGGAACTGCTTCACCAGCTGCTAAAAAAGTTTTGGCTGAAAAAGGAATCGAATCATCATCAGTAAAAGGAACAGGAAAAGATGGTAGAATTACGAAAGAAGATGCAGTAAATGCGGTGCCTTCTTTTGGTACGCAACCATCAAATGGTTCAAGAAATACAGAGCGTAAAAAAATGTCTATGTTGCGTAGAAAAGTAGCAGAACGTTTGGTTGCTGTAAAAAGCGAAACAGCGATGTTGACTACATTTAACGAAGTAAACATGCAGCCAATTTTTGATTTACGTAAAAAATATAAAGACGCCTTTGCTGCAAAACATAATGTAGGTTTAGGTTTCATGTCATTCTTTACATTGGCAGTGGTTAGAGCGTTAAAAATGTATCCTGAAGTAAACTCAATGATTGATGGAGATTTTCAAGTAGTTAACGATTTTCAAGATATTTCTATAGCGGTTTCTGGACCAAAAGGCTTGATGGTTCCTGTAATTAGAAATGCAGAAAATTTATCTTTTAGAGGTGTTGAAAGTGAAGTAAAACGTTTGGCTTTACGTGCAAGAGATGGTCAAATTACCGTTGATGAAATGACTGGAGGAACATTCACTATCACAAATGGTGGTGTTTTTGGTTCGATGTTGTCAACACCAATTATCAATCCACCTCAAAGTGGAATTTTAGGAATGCACAATATTGTAAACAGACCAGTTGCAGAAAATGGACAAGTTGTTATTAGACCAATAATGTATGTTGCTTTATCTTATGATCACAGAATAATTGATGGTCGAGAATCTGTTGGATTTTTAGTAGCTGTAAAAGAAGCGTTAGAAAATCCAGTAGAAATTTTGATGAACAACAATCCAGAAAAAGCATTGGAATTATAG
- the accC gene encoding acetyl-CoA carboxylase biotin carboxylase subunit, with product MFKKILVANRGEIALRVIRTCKEMGIKTVAVYSTADAESLHVRFADEAVCIGPPASSESYLKMSNIIAAAEITNADAIHPGYGFLSENAKFSNLCEEHKIKFIGATGRMIDQMGDKANAKATMKAAGVPCVPGSDGIIADFEQCKKVALETGYPVMLKASAGGGGKGMRAVWKPEDLKNAWDSARQESKAAFGNDDMYMEKLIEEPRHIEIQIVGDAYGKACHLSERDCSVQRRHQKLTEETPSPFMTDELREAMGNAAVKAAEYINYEGAGTIEFLVDKHRNFYFMEMNTRIQVEHPITEEVINYDLIREQILVAAGVPISGKNYYPQMHSIECRINAEDPYNGFRPAPGRVTTFHAPGGHGVRMDTHVYAGYMIPPNYDSMIAKLIVTAQTREEAINKMKRALDEFVIEGIKTTIPFHRQLMDHPDYVAGNYTTKFMENFEMK from the coding sequence ATGTTCAAAAAAATATTAGTTGCCAACAGAGGAGAAATTGCCTTACGAGTTATTAGAACTTGTAAAGAAATGGGAATCAAAACAGTAGCTGTTTATTCTACAGCAGATGCTGAAAGTTTGCACGTACGTTTTGCAGATGAAGCAGTGTGTATTGGACCGCCAGCAAGTAGTGAATCTTATTTAAAAATGTCGAATATTATTGCAGCTGCAGAAATTACGAATGCTGATGCAATTCACCCAGGATATGGTTTTTTATCAGAAAATGCTAAGTTTTCTAATTTATGTGAAGAGCATAAAATAAAATTCATTGGTGCAACTGGCAGAATGATTGATCAAATGGGTGATAAAGCCAATGCAAAAGCAACTATGAAAGCTGCAGGTGTACCTTGCGTTCCTGGTTCTGATGGAATTATTGCTGATTTTGAACAATGTAAAAAAGTAGCTTTAGAAACTGGATATCCTGTAATGTTAAAAGCTTCAGCAGGTGGTGGTGGTAAAGGAATGCGTGCTGTTTGGAAACCTGAAGATTTAAAAAATGCATGGGATTCTGCTAGGCAAGAAAGTAAAGCTGCTTTTGGAAATGACGATATGTATATGGAAAAACTTATTGAAGAGCCAAGACATATTGAAATTCAAATTGTAGGAGATGCTTACGGAAAAGCCTGTCATTTATCAGAAAGAGATTGCTCTGTACAAAGACGTCATCAAAAATTGACAGAAGAAACACCTTCTCCATTTATGACAGATGAATTGAGAGAAGCAATGGGAAATGCTGCTGTAAAAGCAGCTGAGTATATCAATTATGAAGGTGCAGGTACAATAGAATTTTTGGTTGATAAACACAGAAATTTCTATTTTATGGAGATGAATACGCGTATTCAAGTAGAGCACCCAATTACTGAAGAAGTAATTAATTATGATTTGATTAGAGAGCAAATTTTAGTTGCAGCAGGCGTGCCTATTTCTGGCAAAAACTACTATCCACAAATGCATTCTATCGAATGTAGAATCAATGCTGAAGATCCTTACAACGGATTTAGACCAGCTCCTGGAAGAGTAACTACGTTTCATGCGCCAGGAGGTCATGGAGTTAGAATGGATACTCACGTATATGCAGGTTACATGATTCCGCCAAACTACGATTCTATGATTGCAAAGTTGATTGTAACTGCGCAAACAAGAGAAGAAGCCATCAATAAAATGAAAAGAGCGTTGGATGAATTTGTGATTGAGGGTATTAAAACAACCATTCCATTTCACAGACAATTGATGGATCATCCTGATTATGTTGCTGGTAATTATACCACAAAATTTATGGAAAATTTCGAAATGAAATAA
- a CDS encoding beta-ketoacyl-ACP synthase III — MSKITAAITAVGKYVPEYVLTNKELETFVDTNDEWITTRTGIKERRILKGEGLGTSFMAIKAAQDLLQKSNTNPEEIDLVIVATATPDLMVASTAVYTATEIGAINAFAYDLQAACSSFLYGMSTAASYIESGRYKKVLVIGADKMSSIIDYTDRATCIIFGDGAGAALFEPNTDGFGLKDEFLRSDGVGREFLKIDAGGSILPPSLQTVKNGQHFVHQEGKTVFKYAVSNMAEVSEKMLTRNNLTKDDIQWLVPHQANKRIIEATANRVGVEPEKVMVNIHKYGNTTSATLPLLLADYENQLKKGDNLIFAAFGGGFTWGAIYLTWAYNS; from the coding sequence ATGAGTAAAATCACTGCAGCAATTACAGCAGTAGGAAAATACGTACCTGAATATGTATTAACAAACAAAGAGCTAGAGACTTTTGTTGATACAAATGACGAATGGATTACTACAAGAACAGGAATCAAAGAACGAAGAATTTTGAAAGGCGAAGGTTTAGGAACGTCTTTCATGGCAATTAAAGCCGCACAAGATTTATTACAAAAATCAAATACCAATCCTGAAGAAATTGATTTGGTAATCGTGGCAACTGCTACTCCAGATTTAATGGTTGCTTCAACAGCTGTCTATACAGCAACAGAAATTGGCGCTATAAATGCATTTGCTTACGATTTACAAGCAGCATGTTCTAGTTTTTTATACGGAATGTCAACTGCAGCAAGTTATATAGAATCAGGCAGATACAAAAAAGTATTGGTAATTGGTGCAGATAAAATGTCATCAATTATTGATTATACTGACAGAGCAACTTGTATAATTTTTGGAGATGGAGCAGGAGCAGCTTTGTTTGAACCAAATACAGATGGCTTTGGTTTAAAAGATGAATTCTTGAGAAGTGATGGAGTAGGAAGAGAATTTTTAAAGATTGATGCAGGTGGATCAATTTTGCCACCTTCTTTACAAACTGTAAAAAATGGACAACATTTTGTACATCAAGAAGGAAAAACAGTTTTCAAATATGCAGTATCAAATATGGCTGAGGTTTCTGAAAAGATGTTGACAAGAAATAATCTTACCAAAGATGACATTCAATGGTTAGTGCCTCATCAAGCAAATAAAAGAATTATTGAAGCTACTGCAAATAGAGTTGGTGTTGAACCTGAAAAAGTAATGGTAAACATTCACAAATACGGAAATACAACTTCAGCAACATTACCTTTATTATTAGCAGATTACGAAAATCAATTAAAAAAAGGAGACAATTTAATTTTTGCAGCCTTTGGTGGAGGTTTCACTTGGGGAGCCATTTACTTAACTTGGGCTTATAACTCATAA
- a CDS encoding Lrp/AsnC ligand binding domain-containing protein, whose amino-acid sequence MKIDGIDKIIIKRLVNDARTPILTIAREVGISGAAIHQRLRKLEKSNLIEGYKLVINPKALGYTTTAFVGIFLDASNLYSSAIKRLKEIPEIVESHYTTGNYAIFIKIMCKNNEDLMHLLNKDIQNIKGVSRTETFISLDQQIDRQITN is encoded by the coding sequence ATGAAAATAGACGGAATTGATAAAATAATTATCAAAAGATTGGTAAATGATGCACGAACTCCTATTTTAACTATTGCAAGAGAAGTTGGAATTTCTGGTGCTGCTATTCACCAGCGATTGCGAAAATTGGAAAAATCTAATTTGATTGAAGGTTATAAATTGGTAATTAATCCGAAGGCTTTAGGATATACTACAACAGCTTTTGTAGGTATTTTTTTAGACGCATCCAATCTATATTCTTCTGCAATTAAGAGATTGAAAGAAATTCCTGAAATTGTAGAAAGTCACTATACAACTGGAAATTATGCAATTTTTATTAAGATAATGTGTAAAAATAACGAAGATTTAATGCATCTTTTAAATAAAGATATTCAGAATATTAAAGGGGTTTCAAGAACAGAAACTTTTATTTCTTTAGATCAACAAATTGATAGGCAAATTACTAACTAA
- a CDS encoding helix-turn-helix domain-containing protein — protein sequence MSSNPELELAIEFINKTDRNLFITGKAGTGKTTFLHQIKSESLKRLVVVAPTGVAAINAKGVTIHSFFQVPFGPILPGQIQNNNEQRRFSKTKIDIIKSLDLIIIDEISMVRADLLDGIDQVMRRYKNREKVFGGAQILMIGDLQQLAPVVKQNEWSLLQHHYETAYFFSSKAYQEANVVTIELKHIYRQKNDDFINILNEIRNDNLSEKSAKILNERYNPTFSPTKEEGYITLTTHNNRATLINNSELNKLTSKSYFFEAIIKGKFSDNSYPNDEKLELKVGAQVMFIKNDSSPEKRYFNGKIGVITDISKENVTVKCPNETDEIVTEFETWENINYTINDETKEIKEEITGEFSQVPLRLAWAITIHKSQGLTFDKAVIDAEASFAHGQTYVALSRCTSLEGLVLKTPITTSSIINDKTVNIFNESVAENHPDEEVLNQSEKQFQLNLISELFDYQSFLYPSTRLLDIFYKNRTSIKGDVLEHLETIKEKGIVPLLKISTAFKNQIKLISENAVLPENSSQIQERFVKAVSYFLMETKANIQKPIHQISFSTDNKTVKTDFEKQFNALQEKLEEKLFALEKMTTGFQVKKYLEVRANAVLQKTEPSKKKTVSSKRDPILALKLRELRDEIRIAQNIPAFQIFTQETLYLMCDLLPRTEKELLKVSGMGKVRVEKYGQEILEVINEYCEENGIHQSKSLQEKPLKEVKKNTKQISLEMFRAGMSVKEIAKERNYTTSTIESHLASYIPSGEVDILELLSLKKYKEILKAIEKVEFKNLTELKEQVDDSFTYAELRLVLLTLEK from the coding sequence ATGTCTTCAAATCCTGAACTTGAACTTGCCATCGAATTTATCAATAAAACTGATAGAAACCTTTTTATCACAGGAAAAGCAGGTACTGGAAAAACTACTTTTCTACACCAAATTAAAAGTGAATCGCTCAAAAGATTGGTTGTTGTTGCGCCAACAGGAGTTGCTGCCATCAATGCAAAAGGCGTTACAATTCACTCTTTTTTTCAAGTGCCTTTTGGACCCATTTTACCTGGACAAATTCAAAATAATAACGAACAACGCAGGTTTTCAAAAACCAAAATTGATATTATCAAATCATTGGATTTAATCATTATTGATGAAATTTCGATGGTTCGTGCAGATTTATTAGATGGTATTGATCAAGTAATGAGAAGGTATAAAAACCGCGAAAAGGTGTTTGGTGGCGCACAAATTTTAATGATTGGCGATTTGCAACAATTAGCGCCCGTTGTGAAACAAAATGAGTGGAGTTTGCTACAACATCATTATGAAACTGCCTATTTTTTTAGTTCAAAAGCGTATCAAGAAGCTAATGTTGTAACAATCGAATTGAAGCACATTTACCGTCAAAAAAACGATGATTTTATCAATATTTTGAATGAAATCAGAAATGATAATTTATCAGAAAAATCAGCTAAAATTCTCAATGAACGCTACAATCCTACCTTTTCACCTACCAAAGAAGAAGGATATATTACGTTGACAACACACAACAACAGAGCAACACTTATCAACAATTCTGAACTCAATAAACTTACTTCAAAAAGTTATTTTTTTGAAGCCATTATCAAAGGAAAATTTAGTGATAATTCATATCCAAATGATGAAAAATTGGAGTTAAAAGTGGGTGCACAAGTAATGTTCATCAAAAATGATTCTTCTCCTGAAAAAAGATATTTCAATGGAAAAATTGGCGTAATTACGGATATTTCTAAAGAAAATGTCACTGTAAAATGTCCGAATGAAACTGATGAAATTGTAACTGAATTTGAAACTTGGGAAAATATCAATTATACAATTAATGACGAAACCAAAGAAATAAAAGAGGAAATTACAGGCGAATTTTCGCAAGTTCCTTTGCGTTTGGCGTGGGCAATTACCATTCACAAAAGTCAGGGTTTAACGTTTGATAAAGCTGTGATTGATGCTGAAGCTTCGTTTGCACATGGACAAACGTATGTTGCTTTGAGCAGATGCACTTCTTTAGAAGGTTTGGTTTTAAAAACGCCCATCACAACAAGTTCTATTATCAATGATAAAACAGTCAATATTTTTAATGAATCTGTAGCTGAAAATCATCCTGATGAAGAAGTTTTGAATCAATCTGAAAAACAATTTCAATTGAATTTAATTTCGGAATTATTTGATTATCAGTCGTTTTTATATCCTTCAACACGATTGTTAGATATTTTTTACAAAAACAGAACCAGTATCAAAGGTGATGTTTTGGAGCATTTAGAAACCATCAAAGAAAAAGGAATTGTGCCATTGTTGAAGATTTCAACAGCGTTTAAAAATCAAATCAAATTGATTTCTGAAAATGCGGTTTTACCAGAAAATAGTTCTCAAATTCAAGAACGATTTGTAAAAGCTGTGAGTTATTTTTTGATGGAAACCAAAGCGAATATTCAAAAACCAATCCATCAAATTTCATTTTCTACAGATAATAAAACAGTAAAAACCGATTTTGAAAAACAGTTTAACGCATTGCAAGAAAAGCTAGAAGAAAAGCTGTTTGCACTCGAAAAAATGACAACTGGTTTTCAAGTAAAAAAGTATTTAGAAGTCAGAGCCAATGCTGTTTTACAAAAAACGGAGCCAAGTAAAAAGAAAACTGTGAGCTCAAAACGCGATCCAATTTTGGCGTTGAAATTACGCGAGTTAAGAGATGAAATTAGGATAGCTCAAAATATACCTGCTTTTCAAATATTTACACAAGAAACATTGTATTTAATGTGCGATTTACTTCCAAGAACAGAAAAAGAATTGTTGAAAGTTTCAGGAATGGGCAAAGTTCGCGTTGAAAAATATGGACAAGAAATCTTGGAAGTCATCAATGAATATTGCGAAGAAAATGGCATCCATCAATCAAAAAGTTTACAAGAGAAACCACTAAAAGAAGTTAAAAAAAACACCAAACAAATTAGTTTAGAAATGTTTAGAGCAGGAATGTCTGTGAAAGAGATTGCGAAAGAACGCAATTATACAACAAGTACTATTGAGAGTCATTTAGCAAGTTACATTCCATCAGGAGAAGTAGATATTTTAGAATTGTTATCACTCAAAAAATACAAAGAAATTCTAAAAGCGATTGAAAAAGTGGAATTTAAAAATCTCACAGAATTGAAAGAACAAGTGGATGATAGTTTTACTTATGCCGAATTAAGATTGGTTTTATTAACTTTGGAAAAGTAA
- the rpmF gene encoding 50S ribosomal protein L32, with the protein MAHPKRKISKTRRDKRRTHYKAANQQIATDPTTGEAHLYHRAHWHEGKLYYRGQVVLESAAAEA; encoded by the coding sequence ATGGCACATCCTAAGAGAAAGATTTCTAAAACCAGAAGAGATAAAAGGAGAACACATTATAAAGCAGCAAATCAACAAATTGCAACAGACCCAACTACTGGTGAAGCTCATTTGTACCACAGAGCACATTGGCACGAAGGAAAATTATACTACAGAGGTCAAGTTGTTTTAGAATCTGCTGCTGCAGAAGCATAA
- the accB gene encoding acetyl-CoA carboxylase biotin carboxyl carrier protein, giving the protein MDIKEIQNLIKFVAKSGASEVKLEMEDVKITIKTGPGYTETTYVQAAPVAQVAPQVVATPVSQPITETAAPVTKTAENISNYITVKSPIIGTFYRKPSPDKPNFVEVGSEINAGDVLCVIEAMKLFNEIESEVSGKIVKILVDNASPVEFDQPLFLVDPS; this is encoded by the coding sequence ATGGATATTAAAGAAATTCAAAATCTCATAAAATTTGTAGCAAAATCTGGTGCAAGTGAGGTAAAGTTAGAAATGGAGGATGTAAAAATCACTATAAAAACAGGACCAGGTTATACAGAAACCACTTATGTTCAAGCTGCTCCTGTAGCACAAGTAGCTCCTCAAGTTGTTGCTACTCCAGTTTCTCAACCAATCACTGAAACAGCTGCTCCAGTTACAAAAACAGCTGAAAACATATCAAATTATATCACTGTAAAATCTCCTATTATTGGAACTTTTTATAGAAAACCATCTCCAGATAAGCCAAACTTTGTAGAAGTAGGTTCAGAAATCAATGCAGGAGACGTACTTTGTGTGATTGAAGCAATGAAATTATTTAATGAAATAGAATCTGAAGTGTCTGGTAAAATTGTTAAAATTTTAGTAGATAACGCATCACCAGTAGAATTTGATCAACCATTATTTTTGGTTGACCCATCCTAA
- a CDS encoding YceD family protein: MKDLKQFNIPFVGLSEGNHDFNYTIDNEFFEYFNFDEFESANLEVTINFLKKTTLFELVFKVKGTVEVPCDVTTEMYHQKIKATLPLVVKFGPEFNDDNEEILILSYDAYQLNVAQYIYEMIVLAVPNKKVHPKVLDGTMESETLKKLKELEIKEENTAEEVDPRWDKLKNLLTEKKR, encoded by the coding sequence ATGAAAGACTTGAAACAATTCAACATTCCATTTGTAGGATTAAGTGAAGGAAATCATGATTTCAATTACACTATTGACAACGAGTTCTTTGAATATTTTAATTTTGATGAGTTTGAAAGTGCCAATTTAGAAGTTACTATAAACTTTCTAAAAAAAACAACACTTTTTGAATTGGTTTTCAAAGTAAAAGGTACTGTTGAAGTTCCTTGCGATGTAACCACAGAAATGTATCATCAAAAAATTAAAGCGACATTGCCATTGGTAGTAAAATTTGGTCCTGAGTTTAATGACGACAATGAAGAAATTTTAATACTATCTTATGATGCATATCAACTAAATGTAGCACAATACATTTATGAAATGATTGTATTGGCTGTTCCAAATAAAAAAGTACATCCAAAAGTTTTGGACGGAACTATGGAATCAGAAACGCTAAAAAAATTGAAAGAATTAGAAATAAAAGAAGAAAACACTGCTGAAGAAGTAGACCCAAGGTGGGATAAATTAAAGAATTTACTAACAGAAAAAAAGAGATAA
- a CDS encoding 2-oxoglutarate dehydrogenase E1 component, whose protein sequence is MDKFSFLNAAHIGFIADLYDQYLLNPDAIEPSWRSFFQGYDLANEQYSFKDYEPSLKNQEATIEIPQEVKKEFLVVDLINGYRTRGHLFTKTNPVRERRQYHPSLAIETFGLSSEDLQKEFSAGEVLGLGKTTLATIIQHLQSIYCDSIGVEYMYMRNPEKIKWWQTRLNENDNHPKYSIDAKKYILSKLNQAVTFENFLQTKYVGQKRFSLEGGEALIPGISVLLRDAAEKFGVKECVLGMAHRGRLNTLVNIFKKPVRDLFSEFEGKDFEEEDIDGDVKYHLGITLSKTFRNGSEITMNLVPNPSHLETVAAVAEGITRAKIDKKYNGDSSKILPIIIHGDAAIAGQGIAYEVVQMAKLNGYKTGGTVHVVVNNQIGFTTNYLDARSSTYCTDVGKVTLSPVLHVNADDIEAVCHAMEMALEFRMRFKADVFIDLLGYRKYGHNEGDEPRFTQPKLYKAIAKHKNPKDIYAEKLIAEGSINKSYLDEITEEFKEMLNREFDLAKEDKNSKVIEFMQSTWEGFERQHLDAMLKPVDTTYEEEKLKNIAKVVSTVPEGAKFVNKAVRILEGRASMVFETNQLDWGMAENLAYGSLMEEGFNVRISGQDVERGTFSHRHAILRDEVTEERINLLNTNPNNKGQMTIYNSLLSEYGVLGFDYGYAMAHPNTLTIWEAQFGDFSNGAQIMFDQYISAAEDKWKVQNGIVVLLPHGYEGQGSEHSSARIERYLQLCAEDNMTVANCTTPSNFYHLLRRQMKRNYRKPLIVFTPKSLLRHPKVVNTIQELANGEFQEVIDDTLAPENVTKLVFCSGKFYYDLLEERENLGREDIALVRIEQLFPLHKEKIQKVIDRYPHIQEYIWAQEEPRNMGAWSFMLQRFELVNLNVRSLNYYAVPAAGSSTRFKKRHKAVIDSVFSDSKG, encoded by the coding sequence ATGGATAAATTCTCGTTTTTAAACGCAGCACACATAGGCTTTATCGCCGATTTATATGACCAATATCTATTGAATCCAGATGCTATTGAGCCAAGCTGGAGAAGCTTTTTTCAAGGATACGATTTGGCAAACGAACAGTATTCGTTTAAAGATTATGAGCCTTCTTTAAAAAATCAAGAAGCTACAATTGAAATTCCGCAAGAAGTAAAAAAGGAATTTTTAGTAGTTGATTTGATAAATGGATATCGAACAAGAGGACATTTGTTTACAAAAACAAATCCTGTAAGAGAAAGAAGACAATATCATCCTTCATTAGCAATTGAAACTTTTGGTTTATCTTCAGAAGATCTTCAAAAAGAATTTTCTGCAGGTGAAGTTTTAGGTCTTGGAAAAACAACACTAGCAACAATTATTCAACATTTACAAAGCATTTATTGTGACTCAATTGGAGTTGAATATATGTATATGCGAAATCCTGAAAAAATTAAATGGTGGCAAACACGATTGAATGAAAATGACAACCATCCAAAGTATTCTATTGATGCTAAAAAATACATTCTATCAAAACTGAATCAAGCCGTAACTTTCGAAAACTTTTTACAAACCAAATATGTTGGTCAAAAACGTTTTTCTCTAGAAGGTGGTGAAGCTTTAATTCCCGGAATCAGTGTTTTGTTAAGAGATGCTGCTGAAAAGTTTGGAGTAAAAGAGTGTGTTTTAGGGATGGCCCATAGGGGTCGTTTAAATACACTTGTCAATATTTTTAAAAAGCCTGTTAGAGATTTATTCAGCGAATTTGAAGGAAAAGACTTCGAAGAAGAAGATATTGATGGCGACGTAAAATACCATTTGGGAATTACCTTGAGTAAAACGTTTAGAAATGGAAGTGAAATTACCATGAATTTGGTTCCCAATCCATCTCATTTAGAAACGGTTGCTGCAGTTGCTGAAGGAATTACACGTGCTAAAATCGATAAAAAATACAACGGAGATTCAAGCAAAATATTACCAATTATCATTCACGGTGATGCTGCAATTGCAGGACAAGGAATTGCTTATGAAGTTGTTCAAATGGCAAAATTGAATGGCTATAAAACCGGAGGAACAGTTCATGTGGTTGTAAATAATCAAATTGGTTTTACTACGAATTATTTAGATGCTCGTTCAAGTACTTATTGTACAGATGTTGGAAAAGTAACCTTATCGCCAGTTTTACACGTAAATGCGGATGATATTGAAGCCGTTTGTCATGCCATGGAAATGGCACTTGAATTTAGAATGCGCTTTAAAGCAGATGTTTTTATAGATTTATTAGGATACAGAAAATACGGACACAATGAAGGTGATGAACCTCGTTTTACACAACCTAAATTATACAAAGCAATTGCCAAACATAAAAATCCAAAAGATATTTATGCTGAAAAATTGATTGCTGAAGGATCTATTAATAAATCGTATTTAGACGAAATTACTGAAGAATTTAAAGAAATGCTTAATCGCGAATTTGATTTAGCAAAAGAAGATAAAAATTCGAAAGTAATTGAATTTATGCAATCTACTTGGGAAGGTTTTGAGCGTCAACACCTAGATGCTATGCTAAAACCTGTTGACACCACATACGAAGAAGAAAAGCTTAAAAATATTGCAAAAGTTGTTTCTACTGTTCCTGAAGGCGCAAAATTTGTAAACAAAGCTGTTCGTATTTTAGAAGGAAGAGCCAGTATGGTTTTTGAAACCAATCAATTAGATTGGGGAATGGCCGAAAATTTAGCCTACGGAAGTTTGATGGAAGAAGGTTTCAATGTGCGTATTTCAGGTCAAGACGTTGAAAGAGGAACATTTTCTCACAGACATGCTATTTTACGTGATGAGGTAACTGAAGAAAGAATCAATTTATTAAATACAAATCCTAATAATAAAGGGCAAATGACGATTTACAATTCGTTATTGTCAGAATACGGAGTATTAGGTTTTGATTATGGATATGCAATGGCGCATCCAAATACGTTGACTATTTGGGAAGCTCAATTTGGAGATTTTTCAAACGGAGCTCAAATTATGTTTGATCAATACATTTCTGCTGCTGAAGATAAATGGAAAGTACAAAACGGAATTGTAGTGTTGCTTCCTCATGGTTATGAAGGTCAAGGTTCTGAGCATTCATCTGCCAGAATTGAGCGCTATTTACAATTGTGCGCAGAAGATAATATGACTGTTGCAAACTGTACAACTCCAAGTAATTTTTATCACTTGTTGCGTCGTCAAATGAAACGCAATTATCGCAAACCATTGATTGTTTTTACACCAAAAAGTTTGTTGCGTCATCCAAAAGTAGTAAACACCATTCAAGAATTAGCAAATGGCGAGTTCCAAGAAGTTATTGATGATACACTAGCACCAGAAAATGTAACAAAATTAGTTTTCTGTTCAGGTAAATTCTATTATGATTTATTAGAAGAAAGAGAAAACTTAGGAAGAGAAGACATTGCATTAGTTCGAATTGAACAATTATTTCCATTACATAAAGAAAAAATTCAAAAAGTAATTGATAGATATCCACACATTCAAGAATATATTTGGGCACAAGAAGAGCCTAGAAATATGGGTGCTTGGAGTTTTATGTTACAGCGTTTTGAATTGGTAAATTTAAATGTTCGCTCTTTAAATTATTACGCAGTTCCTGCAGCAGGTTCAAGTACACGATTTAAGAAAAGACACAAAGCAGTTATTGACAGTGTTTTTAGTGATTCAAAAGGCTAA